gcagcgcGGGATCGACGTGCTCCTCAACGCCGAGTCCAACCGCGAgtcccccgccgccgtcgccttctCCCACAACGCGCGCCTCCTGGGCGcgcacgcctccgccgccgcctcctcccacgccccCTTCTCCAGCCCcaagcgcctcctcctcctcgcctcccgCCCCGACCTCCACCCCCGCGACCTCCCGCGCCTCCCCTTCCCCGTCCACACCCTCCCCCACGCCGCCGGGGGCGCCCTCGTCCACGCCGACCACCTCGGCCGCCGCATCCCGCTCGCCCCAACCCACATCCTCGCCATGCTCCTCGCCTACCTCAAACACCTCGCCGAGGCCGACCTCGAGGCCCCCGTCGCCGACTGCGTGATCTCCGTCCCCTGCTACTTCACGCAGGCGCAGCGCCGCGCCTACGCCGACGCGGCCACCATCGCGGGCCTCCGGCCGCTCCGCCTCATGCACGACCTCGCCGCCACGGCCCTCTGCTACGGCCTCTACCGCTCCGACCTCGGGGCCGTCGCCGGCGGGCCGCCCGCCTACGTCGCCTTCGTCGACGTCGGCCACTCCGACACGCAGGCCGGGGTCGTCGCCTTCGACCCCGCGGGCATGAAGGTGCTCGCGCACGGCTTCGACGCCGACCTCGGCGGCCGCGACTTCGACGAGGCGCTCTTCGAGCACTTCGCCGCCGAGTTCAGGGACAGGTACGGGATCGACGTCCTCGGCAGCGTCAAGGCCAGCATGCGGCTCAGGGCCGCCTGCGAGAAGGCCAAGAAGGTGCTCAGCGCCAACGCCGAGGCCGTGCTCAACATCGAGTGCTTGATGGAGGAGAAGGATGTGAGGGGCGTGATCCGCAGGGAGGACTTCGAGAGGCTCTGCTCCGGGTTGCTGGAGAGAGTCGTCGAGCCGTGCAAGAGGGCGATGGCGGATTCAGGCATTACACTCGACAAGCTGCAGTCTGTGGAGCTCGTCGGGTCAGGGTCTCGGGTTCCTGCTATTGCTAGGGTTTTGGCAGGATTCTTTAGAAGGGAGCCTAGTCGCACCATCAATGTCAGTGAGTGTGTGGCTCGGGGTTGTGCATTGCAATGTGCAATGCTTAGCCCCACATTCCGTGTTCGGGAGTACGAGGTATGCATGCTTTTGCTCTCTGTCTTGTAGTATCTCATGAGTATAAAATCTTAATGTGGTGATTGAAGCATGCTGTCGGTGTATTTCAGGTGCAAGATGTAATTCCTGCCTCAATAGGGTTTTGCACTGAAGAAGGCCCAATATCAACATCGTCTAGCAACGCGGTGTTCCGCAGAGGCCAGCCCCTTCCCAGTGTTAAGATCATCACATTGCATAGGAACAGCGGTTTTACTTTGGATGCGTTTTATGTGGATGAGAATGAATTGCCTCCTGGCACCTCAACACAAATCGGTAGTTTTCAGGTATGCTATTAACTCTTTTGACTGATTAAATATGATCATATTTTAAACTTTTGCTCCAGTTGtctcttttgtttcatttagTGTAAGACTGTGTTATCTCTATATGCAAATACTGTAGCTTCAAGACACTAGTATTTCATTCATGACACCATTTTTTATGTAGAACTTTTGATGCCTTCTCTTGCTTACAATAATCAGAAGTTACTTTTTTATGTGTTCTGCTGGTTTGTCATCTAGGAACCTTGTTGTGGCCACTTAATTGGTGCTTTAGTAGGCAATGAACAATACTCCTAGAATAGACAAACAATCTTGTCAATCGTAATACATGAATATAAGGTTGAAGTCCTGATGGGTGATTCGAAGTGCATATCTTCAAGGTAGTATGCCTGGAAAGTGTCAACCATCGTAAGCGCAAGTTCTGGTTCTTTCACAAGACAATTGCAACTGTAGGATTTCTAGTTTATATCAGAAACTGATTTTCTTCGGGAACTAGCTGCCAACTTCATTCTATATAAAGAGACCAGAACATTATTTGCAACAACGTATTATGATGTTCAGTTTTATTCAGGCTCAATAGTTTTCCTGTCATTATTATTGTATTTTAAGTCGTCATATTCACAATGCTGCCAATGTCTCTTCATTTGTGCGTGAAAGACTAACATGCCCTCTTAACAAATCTTAATATTCCGTCTTGTAAGGGCTCATGCAGTAACTTGATTGTCGCTGCAAATTATCAAGTTGCTTAGTTCCTGATCATCATTTTGGAAACCATTCCAGACAACTATTGTATTCCTAGCTATTAATTGACCTTAGTGCACTCAAAGATCAGGCTTGcgctctctcgcattttatttattttctcctGAAACTTCAGGATCCACAGTTTGAATCCATAACTTCTGAAGTTCTGATGGACTGATGGTAGCTCCATATTACTTTTCCATACATATTTGGGCATGTTTCAGTACAGAAGTTCTTTTTGAGTGGGTTGGTCAGGGGTTGTAGGGGCTGGTAGAGGAGGATGTAACACATGCATTTACCTACTGCATTACCTTCATAATTTATATATTGCACCGCATCTTTTGTATGCCCTCTGATCCATAGTAactgtcgtggttttagttcaaatttgaattaaaacacgacacttattatggcgGAGGGAGTAGCTATTACACGTTTATGCTAGTTGAACCGTGGCAAAAGAGTAATCTAGCCATGAATTGAACGAAGTTACACTTACTGTTAAATGTTGATGTTTTCCAGAATTCTTTATAATTACAATAAGTGTTGTTTCTTGTTTGTTGCAGATTGGCCCTTTCCAAGCACATAGTGAAAAATCTAAAGTCAAAGTAAAAATTCGGTTAAATCTCCATGGGCTGATTTCAGTGGAATCAGCTGTTGTAAGTGTCAACTTTCATAGTCACTACCATATTTTAATTATAAGCTGTTTAATGTTGTTTGTAACCTTTACTGTCTCAGTTGATTGACGATGATCAAAGGGATGCAAATTCTGCTGACTCTATGGAAGTTGATTCCAATGATGACATGGTAAGGGGTTGCCAGCTCTCCCTTAGCCTAGATTTGTCATTTGTGTGACATGTGCCGCTCTAACATGTAGCACATTATGATGACCAAAGGGATGCAAATTCCACTGACTATGTATGCAAATTCAGCTGACTTTCCCtaatactgtagtaaaatgagTTGCTGTATGAGTATCATTAGCAGCTGACGTTCAGTTTTGAAATAGGCGATAAACATGCTGTAATAACTCGCAAGCATACGGCCTCCTATATCTTTCATTTCATCCATAGTCATATACGTAGTATATGATATTTTTCACTACTTAAGATGCTAAATTATGCGATAATATTTTCAATCCTTTGCCCGTTGTGAGAAGGTACCTTAGGAGTTAGGATTAGTTGTAGGCCGAGAATTGGAAATGGGGTAGGAAAGTTCCTGCCAGATGCACACCATAAATACATTAAAGCTTTAACTAATCATCTTTCGTTCATATGCCCAGCTAATTAGGTTTGTCAACTGTTATTATCTGCAGGATCACAAGTCAAGAAATGTACGGCCAATGCACCGGCAGGATTTGCCAATTGTCGAGTCCATTTATGGTGTAATGAGCAAGCAGGAGTTGCTGGAAGCTCAAGAGCAAGAACAACAACTGGCCTATCAGGATAAACTTGTGGAGCGAACGAAAGAAAGGAAGAATGCATTAGAATCATATGTGTATGACATCCGTAATAAGGTGTCAATCTGACTACGTTTTTGCAATtcctttcccaacctaaagttctgTTCTCTGATGAATCACTTTCTAGCTTTCTGAGAGGTATCGGAGCTTTGCAACTGATTCTGAAAGGGAAGAAATATCAGTTAATCTACAGCAGACGGAAGAATGGCTTTATGAAGAAGGTGATGATGAGACTGAAGCAGTTTACACTAGTAAACTTGAGGAGCTCAAAAAGGTATAAATGGAACTTtctgctatttttttttttgtctgtgTCCATGGTCCCTGTACATCTCTCCTGGTATATGTTTGCTAAGGCCCTGTTTGGAACTGCGGTAACATTTCACACCTACAAACAGTTTGCACTGGTAAATTAGTTGGCACAAGAAATTCCGATCAAATGCAGTGGTAATTTATTCCCATGTGAATGGCGTTTGG
This region of Lolium rigidum isolate FL_2022 unplaced genomic scaffold, APGP_CSIRO_Lrig_0.1 contig_64972_1, whole genome shotgun sequence genomic DNA includes:
- the LOC124682002 gene encoding heat shock 70 kDa protein 16-like; amino-acid sequence: MSVVGFDVGNDTLVAAAARQRGIDVLLNAESNRESPAAVAFSHNARLLGAHASAAASSHAPFSSPKRLLLLASRPDLHPRDLPRLPFPVHTLPHAAGGALVHADHLGRRIPLAPTHILAMLLAYLKHLAEADLEAPVADCVISVPCYFTQAQRRAYADAATIAGLRPLRLMHDLAATALCYGLYRSDLGAVAGGPPAYVAFVDVGHSDTQAGVVAFDPAGMKVLAHGFDADLGGRDFDEALFEHFAAEFRDRYGIDVLGSVKASMRLRAACEKAKKVLSANAEAVLNIECLMEEKDVRGVIRREDFERLCSGLLERVVEPCKRAMADSGITLDKLQSVELVGSGSRVPAIARVLAGFFRREPSRTINVSECVARGCALQCAMLSPTFRVREYEVQDVIPASIGFCTEEGPISTSSSNAVFRRGQPLPSVKIITLHRNSGFTLDAFYVDENELPPGTSTQIGSFQIGPFQAHSEKSKVKVKIRLNLHGLISVESAVLIDDDQRDANSADSMEVDSNDDMDHKSRNVRPMHRQDLPIVESIYGVMSKQELLEAQEQEQQLAYQDKLVERTKERKNALESYVYDIRNKLSERYRSFATDSEREEISVNLQQTEEWLYEEGDDETEAVYTSKLEELKKLVDPIENRCKDEEIRAEATRELLKSIGENRIAAKSLSAPEQEAIDDECTKAELWLRESSQLQGSLPKNVDPVVWSHEIKKKEEELDRSCSNIVTSKGRGHSSDDGC